One Prevotella intermedia ATCC 25611 = DSM 20706 DNA window includes the following coding sequences:
- the rpsB gene encoding 30S ribosomal protein S2: protein MSRTNFDQLLQAGCHFGHLHRKWNPAMKPYIYMERNGIHIIDLHKTVAKIDEAAEALKGIAKSGKKILFVATKKQSKDVVAEKAASVNMPYVNERWAGGMLTNFPTIRKAIKKMTNIDRLMNDGTFSNLSKREILQISRQRAKLEKNLGSIADLTRLPSALFVIDVMKEHIAVKEANRLGIPVFGIVDTNSDPKNIDYIIPANDDAKDSVEVILGACCAAIAEGLEERKAEKADEKAAAEQAEEAAEAKPKRAARKAAAEEAPANEEETSANEEETPAAE from the coding sequence ATGTCAAGAACAAATTTTGACCAATTATTGCAGGCAGGTTGTCATTTTGGACACCTCCATCGTAAGTGGAACCCAGCTATGAAACCATATATCTATATGGAACGCAATGGTATCCACATCATCGACCTTCACAAAACCGTTGCTAAGATTGACGAAGCTGCTGAGGCTCTCAAAGGCATCGCTAAGAGCGGAAAGAAGATTTTGTTCGTTGCTACTAAAAAACAGTCTAAGGACGTTGTTGCTGAAAAGGCTGCATCGGTTAATATGCCATACGTAAACGAGCGTTGGGCAGGTGGTATGCTTACCAACTTCCCTACTATCCGTAAGGCAATTAAGAAAATGACGAACATCGATAGATTGATGAACGATGGTACATTCTCTAATCTCTCAAAGCGCGAAATTCTTCAGATTTCACGTCAGCGTGCTAAGCTTGAGAAGAACCTTGGTTCTATTGCAGACCTTACCCGTTTGCCTTCAGCACTCTTCGTTATCGACGTAATGAAGGAGCACATCGCTGTTAAGGAAGCTAATCGCTTGGGTATCCCAGTGTTCGGTATCGTTGATACAAACTCTGACCCTAAGAATATCGATTACATCATTCCTGCTAACGACGATGCAAAGGACTCTGTAGAAGTTATCCTCGGTGCTTGCTGCGCGGCTATTGCAGAAGGTCTTGAAGAGCGTAAGGCTGAAAAGGCTGACGAAAAAGCTGCTGCAGAGCAGGCTGAAGAAGCTGCTGAAGCAAAACCAAAGCGTGCTGCACGCAAGGCTGCTGCTGAAGAAGCACCTGCTAATGAGGAAGAAACATCTGCCAACGAGGAAGAAACACCCGCTGCAGAATAA
- a CDS encoding DUF3943 domain-containing protein: MKKSALFRLGRSNKKVWVVVVLFLATTASLWAQTNGQNPESHFYNWALGFGRSAADSSRWRSANVGILAATDTLHGFQIGGISSIAHHQMKGVSIGGLFAASGGRIDGFQAAFGMNTLGGEMRGLQLAAISNVARHIHGVQLSGFANIVGTPFRGLQLSGFTNIAMGIKAGVQISSLANIASKTMRGLQLGTYNYADTLRGVQIGLLNIALRQPKGLQLGIINYSRDTLTHRIGLVNIGPQTQIDILAYGGNHALLNMGLRFRNRNTYSLLAVGTRYMGFNEELSGAVSYRLGRCVNLSSRWLLSSDIGFAHIETFEKETSDKPHRLYSLQGRVNLDYRINKELGAFVSAGWGTTHYYWENKHYKSKALLEAGIVMRFKPERILSYGGTTGTAERSMAERYRMLMENDSTLHIHNLQFAYNDPKEQRKRPWKAAAEVTAVNALVHCVDRFALRYDFAKVNFKSIRKNFKNGFVWDNDKFSTNLFAHPYHGNLYYNSARGNGLSFWQSAPYALGGSLMWEFMGEVEPPAINDVLATTMGGICFGEISHRISHLLLNDRSRGFRRFLREFGAAVINPMGGFNRIATGKAWRVRNEYYKYHDYEALPIDFSISLGGRYLADNGAMFRGDYNSYLNVFLEYGDPLNRATSKPYDFFSMELSLGLVGNQPFVNGIHILGRLWGAPVFTGTNLKAQVGFFQHFNYYDSDPVKEGSKQTPYRISEAASFGPGVVISFLNMGGLTKLEQRVFLSGILLGGTKSDYYNVIDRDYNMGAGFSVKTKTFMEFHNLGRFVMHAGFYHIYTRKGYDKEKLETINPLYLNAQGDKGNADLLVLNPIWEFDFNKRMSAVLSGSYYIRNTRYAYYNNVHAETFEVKMGVAYHF; encoded by the coding sequence ATGAAGAAAAGCGCGCTGTTCCGTTTGGGTAGAAGCAATAAGAAAGTATGGGTAGTTGTTGTCTTGTTTTTGGCAACAACGGCTTCGCTGTGGGCACAAACAAACGGGCAAAATCCTGAAAGCCATTTCTATAACTGGGCTTTAGGCTTTGGGCGCAGTGCCGCAGATTCTTCGCGATGGCGAAGTGCGAATGTCGGTATTCTTGCTGCCACCGACACCCTGCACGGTTTTCAGATAGGCGGAATAAGTAGTATTGCGCACCATCAGATGAAGGGTGTGAGCATCGGCGGACTGTTTGCTGCAAGCGGTGGGCGTATCGACGGCTTTCAAGCGGCTTTCGGTATGAACACTTTGGGTGGCGAAATGCGTGGTCTGCAGTTGGCAGCCATCTCCAACGTGGCGCGACATATACACGGTGTTCAGTTGTCGGGATTTGCCAATATCGTAGGAACACCCTTCCGAGGTTTGCAGTTGAGCGGTTTCACGAATATTGCAATGGGCATAAAGGCTGGTGTTCAGATAAGCAGTTTGGCAAACATTGCGTCAAAAACAATGCGTGGCTTGCAGTTGGGCACCTATAACTATGCCGACACGCTGCGAGGTGTGCAGATAGGATTGTTGAACATTGCGTTGCGGCAACCGAAGGGCTTGCAGCTCGGCATTATCAATTACAGTCGTGATACGCTGACGCACAGGATAGGATTGGTGAACATCGGTCCGCAAACACAGATAGACATTCTGGCATACGGAGGCAACCACGCACTGCTGAATATGGGCTTGCGTTTCAGAAATCGCAACACCTATTCGCTGTTGGCGGTGGGTACACGTTATATGGGCTTCAACGAAGAACTTTCGGGAGCAGTTTCTTACCGTTTGGGACGCTGTGTGAACTTGTCGTCAAGGTGGCTGTTGAGTAGCGATATAGGCTTTGCACACATAGAAACCTTTGAGAAAGAAACTTCCGACAAGCCACACCGACTGTACTCGCTGCAAGGTCGTGTAAACTTAGACTATCGTATTAATAAGGAATTGGGCGCATTCGTGTCGGCTGGGTGGGGCACTACGCACTATTATTGGGAAAACAAGCATTATAAGAGCAAGGCGTTGTTGGAAGCTGGAATCGTAATGAGGTTTAAACCAGAGAGAATACTATCGTATGGTGGAACAACAGGAACTGCCGAACGTAGTATGGCAGAACGGTATAGAATGTTGATGGAAAACGACTCTACCTTGCACATTCATAATCTTCAGTTTGCCTATAACGACCCTAAAGAACAGCGAAAACGACCTTGGAAGGCAGCAGCTGAAGTAACTGCCGTAAATGCCTTGGTGCACTGCGTAGATAGGTTTGCTCTACGCTACGACTTTGCAAAAGTAAACTTCAAGAGCATACGCAAGAACTTTAAAAATGGATTTGTGTGGGACAACGACAAGTTTTCTACCAACTTGTTTGCACATCCTTACCACGGCAACTTGTACTATAATTCGGCACGTGGCAACGGTTTGTCGTTCTGGCAGTCGGCACCTTATGCCTTGGGTGGTTCGCTGATGTGGGAGTTTATGGGCGAAGTGGAACCGCCTGCCATTAACGACGTTCTTGCCACGACGATGGGCGGAATATGTTTTGGCGAAATATCGCACCGCATTTCACACTTGTTGCTGAACGATAGAAGCAGGGGTTTCCGCCGTTTTCTCAGAGAGTTTGGTGCTGCAGTCATCAATCCTATGGGCGGATTTAACCGAATTGCAACGGGCAAGGCGTGGCGCGTGAGGAACGAATATTACAAGTATCACGATTACGAAGCATTGCCGATAGACTTTTCTATCTCGCTCGGCGGCCGCTATCTGGCTGATAACGGAGCGATGTTCCGTGGCGACTACAATTCGTATCTGAATGTCTTCTTGGAATACGGCGACCCTCTGAACAGGGCAACCAGCAAGCCTTACGACTTCTTTTCTATGGAACTGTCGTTGGGATTGGTTGGTAATCAGCCGTTTGTGAATGGTATTCATATATTGGGACGCCTGTGGGGCGCACCTGTATTTACGGGTACGAACCTTAAAGCACAGGTTGGTTTCTTCCAGCATTTCAACTATTACGACTCCGACCCTGTGAAAGAAGGCAGCAAGCAGACCCCTTATCGCATTTCGGAAGCTGCCAGCTTTGGACCGGGCGTGGTGATTTCGTTTCTCAATATGGGTGGACTGACGAAGTTGGAGCAGCGCGTTTTCCTTTCGGGAATATTGTTGGGAGGCACGAAGAGCGATTATTATAATGTTATCGACCGCGACTATAATATGGGTGCGGGCTTCTCGGTGAAGACGAAAACCTTTATGGAGTTTCACAACTTGGGGCGTTTCGTCATGCACGCAGGCTTCTATCATATCTACACTCGGAAAGGATACGACAAGGAAAAGCTTGAAACCATCAACCCTTTGTATTTGAATGCACAGGGCGATAAGGGCAATGCCGACTTGCTTGTGCTGAATCCTATATGGGAATTCGACTTTAATAAGCGTATGAGTGCTGTGCTTTCGGGTTCTTATTATATAAGGAACACGCGTTACGCTTATTATAATAATGTGCACGCTGAAACGTTTGAAGTGAAAATGGGTGTCGCTTACCATTTCTAA
- a CDS encoding SusF/SusE family outer membrane protein — protein sequence MKKLSLYITLALVSLVFGACSDEYEPWGNPQAYPEEGAITIPGIKANAVATQDLANVGEQVSLFTLSTAELPEGYTLQNARIKLYPKDINTAMSTTINTTLDGKANTAEVQEMVEKYYGKRSEACNFVALVYINAVKNGQAALIEAGEVAVTIIPKAPAFTEYLYMAGDANSWSHSDILHGPAFDGKYLGYMYLTQSGFKFCTQPNWDGTNYGKDFSTDGGAANIMMTEANGFYKVEVDLQALSYKLTPITSIGIIGDAAGGWDKDIVMTYDAASHTWIAKSVTLKDGEIKFRANGAWDISWGGTDLKKLTSNNGTNIKVNAGTYTIKLKPSYDGNTQAELTKE from the coding sequence ATGAAGAAATTATCATTATATATCACACTCGCACTTGTAAGCCTCGTTTTCGGGGCTTGCAGCGACGAGTACGAACCTTGGGGCAATCCTCAGGCATACCCCGAGGAAGGTGCCATCACCATTCCTGGTATCAAGGCAAACGCTGTTGCAACGCAAGACTTAGCCAATGTAGGCGAACAGGTTTCTCTGTTCACCCTCTCTACGGCTGAGCTTCCTGAAGGTTACACCTTGCAAAACGCTCGCATCAAGCTCTATCCGAAAGACATCAACACCGCAATGTCTACCACTATCAACACTACACTTGACGGTAAGGCTAACACAGCAGAGGTGCAGGAAATGGTGGAGAAGTACTACGGCAAGCGTTCGGAAGCATGCAACTTCGTTGCACTCGTATATATCAATGCCGTAAAGAACGGTCAGGCTGCACTCATCGAAGCCGGAGAAGTTGCTGTTACGATAATACCAAAAGCACCGGCCTTCACCGAATACCTCTATATGGCAGGCGACGCTAACTCTTGGAGCCACTCGGACATTCTCCACGGACCAGCGTTCGACGGTAAGTATCTTGGCTATATGTACCTCACACAAAGTGGATTTAAGTTCTGTACACAACCTAACTGGGACGGTACAAACTATGGTAAGGACTTCAGCACAGATGGTGGTGCTGCCAACATTATGATGACAGAAGCCAACGGTTTCTACAAAGTAGAGGTAGACTTGCAGGCTCTTTCTTACAAGCTCACACCTATTACAAGCATCGGTATCATAGGCGACGCTGCAGGTGGCTGGGACAAAGACATTGTAATGACTTACGATGCAGCATCTCACACATGGATTGCGAAGAGCGTAACACTCAAGGACGGTGAAATAAAGTTCCGTGCCAACGGTGCCTGGGACATCAGCTGGGGTGGAACAGACCTCAAGAAGCTCACATCGAACAACGGTACAAACATCAAGGTGAATGCAGGTACCTACACCATTAAGCTGAAACCGTCTTACGATGGCAACACACAAGCTGAACTTACCAAAGAGTAA
- a CDS encoding alpha-amylase family glycosyl hydrolase encodes MKRTSTLLAALCLTMTMFAQGWKANYGGVMLQGFYWDSYQDTKWTNLESQAKELSDYFDLVWLPQSAQARNNPSMGYDDYYWFSNYNSSFGTEAELLSLIGTFKANGIKTIADVVINHRATTAGWFDFPAETYNNVTYTMTSKDVAKNDDGGEALKQAQKEGVQLSDFMDSGEDWPGMRDLDHNSANVQATVKAYLQMLKDKFGYAGFRYDMVKGYGGKFTALYNNASQPEFSVGEYWDGDINKVKAWIESTKSDNVPTSAAFDFPIRYTVRNAVNNGNWSAFNGIGLAKDPNYARYAVTFVENHDTEDRGGNSHQDPIKKDTLAANAYILAMPGTPSIFLKHYQAYKSDIKNMISVRKLMGINNESKAAKYSSSSDYYAFTTTGTNGEMLTVLGPAKSFSNTNRWIKLTGGYHWAYYVEKSKANFVWASLASGTYDGEQSVTLTAISDDANAQIVYTTDGSEPTAGSAKATNGQVLTIPVGTTVLKAGLLVGGVVKNVIVRNYNIIDFKPYNIKVYVNADEADAAWASAKMTSTNPSINFWIWGGTHKTVKGSWPGDAVTTTETANGKKWFVKEFAITNSNDIVNLVFSVGTGSPQTVDIENIKATTFISISSEKEGGKNKVNVVSTGIDNVVAEQKGNNDPYYYTLSGQRIAKPTQCGIYIHNGKKVLVK; translated from the coding sequence ATGAAACGTACCTCAACTCTGCTTGCAGCTTTGTGTCTTACTATGACAATGTTTGCACAAGGCTGGAAAGCCAACTATGGCGGCGTAATGCTGCAAGGTTTCTACTGGGACTCTTATCAGGATACGAAATGGACAAACCTCGAATCGCAGGCAAAAGAACTTTCCGATTACTTCGACCTCGTGTGGTTGCCACAAAGTGCACAGGCACGCAACAACCCCTCAATGGGCTACGACGACTACTATTGGTTCAGCAATTACAACAGTTCGTTCGGCACAGAGGCTGAACTCCTGAGCCTCATCGGCACTTTCAAAGCCAACGGTATCAAGACCATAGCCGACGTTGTTATCAACCACCGTGCAACAACGGCTGGGTGGTTCGACTTCCCAGCCGAAACCTACAACAACGTAACGTACACTATGACATCGAAAGACGTTGCCAAGAACGACGACGGTGGCGAGGCTCTGAAGCAAGCCCAGAAAGAAGGCGTGCAGCTTAGCGACTTCATGGACTCGGGCGAAGACTGGCCTGGAATGCGCGACCTCGACCACAACAGTGCGAACGTACAAGCTACGGTGAAGGCTTACTTGCAGATGCTGAAGGACAAATTTGGCTATGCTGGCTTCCGTTACGATATGGTAAAGGGCTACGGTGGCAAGTTCACGGCACTCTACAACAATGCCTCACAACCCGAATTTTCGGTCGGCGAATATTGGGACGGCGATATAAATAAGGTGAAAGCGTGGATTGAAAGCACCAAGTCGGACAACGTTCCCACAAGTGCAGCTTTCGACTTCCCTATCCGTTACACCGTCCGCAATGCTGTAAACAATGGCAACTGGAGTGCTTTCAACGGCATAGGCTTGGCAAAAGACCCCAACTATGCACGCTATGCCGTTACTTTCGTTGAGAACCACGACACCGAAGACCGTGGCGGCAACAGCCATCAAGACCCCATAAAGAAAGATACATTGGCGGCAAATGCCTACATTCTCGCCATGCCGGGAACGCCAAGCATCTTCTTGAAACACTATCAGGCATACAAAAGCGACATCAAGAATATGATTAGCGTGCGCAAGCTGATGGGCATCAACAACGAGAGCAAGGCTGCCAAGTACAGCAGCAGCTCCGACTACTACGCCTTTACCACCACAGGTACAAACGGCGAAATGCTTACCGTGCTCGGTCCTGCAAAGAGTTTCTCCAACACAAACCGCTGGATAAAGCTCACAGGCGGATACCACTGGGCTTACTATGTGGAGAAGAGCAAAGCCAACTTCGTATGGGCAAGTCTTGCGAGTGGCACCTACGATGGCGAGCAAAGTGTAACGCTGACAGCCATCAGCGACGATGCGAATGCGCAAATCGTGTACACCACCGACGGAAGCGAACCCACAGCAGGCAGTGCAAAGGCTACCAACGGACAAGTGCTGACCATTCCTGTGGGCACAACCGTGCTGAAAGCAGGATTGCTCGTTGGCGGCGTTGTGAAGAACGTCATTGTCCGCAACTACAACATCATCGACTTCAAGCCTTACAATATCAAGGTATATGTAAATGCCGACGAGGCAGATGCAGCGTGGGCAAGTGCGAAGATGACAAGCACCAACCCTTCTATCAACTTCTGGATATGGGGCGGAACACACAAGACCGTGAAGGGTTCGTGGCCAGGCGACGCCGTAACAACAACCGAAACGGCAAACGGCAAGAAATGGTTTGTGAAGGAATTTGCCATTACAAACTCTAACGACATCGTGAATTTGGTATTCAGTGTAGGCACAGGTTCGCCACAGACGGTCGATATTGAAAACATAAAGGCAACCACCTTTATCAGCATATCGAGCGAGAAAGAAGGTGGAAAGAACAAAGTAAACGTTGTTTCTACGGGCATCGACAACGTCGTTGCAGAACAGAAGGGTAACAACGACCCTTACTACTACACACTTTCAGGACAGCGCATAGCGAAACCAACCCAATGTGGCATATATATCCACAATGGAAAGAAAGTACTGGTGAAGTAA
- a CDS encoding SusF/SusE family outer membrane protein: protein MTKILKSALLLLCTVCFFTACSDDNDENPTVKTPTTFHLNTPALAANGVYDLANSKTIELTCSQPDYGYPAVTKYTVEVATSADMSDARTMATTFTTAKMEVDAAELASLLTDLHVAKGMKEEQFPITAPVYIRAKAVQTTAYGQEIEGTSITSNVITLNKVYLLFSLPPVKTPEKLFLVGNFNKWSWDNALEMTPVNGSPNIFWHLVYIDGQGNSAGVKFNSDKAWNGKEAGFEKITINPASDNAADIINANGNIGSSKAGWYLMIVECTVVGRDIKYNVTFNKPNVYLQGACTASGGWDLIPDNLFSVPATADGEFVSPAIGNAVSGGPSGGDPGVRICVKIPDMDWWRSEFIVYDKKIAYRGTGGDQTPRVAGAVGQKVYLNFTNETGEIK, encoded by the coding sequence ATGACAAAGATATTAAAGTCAGCATTGCTGCTTCTTTGCACTGTTTGTTTTTTTACAGCGTGCAGCGATGACAACGATGAAAACCCAACAGTAAAGACGCCAACTACCTTCCACCTGAATACGCCCGCACTTGCGGCTAATGGTGTTTACGATTTGGCTAATTCTAAAACCATCGAGCTTACCTGCTCACAGCCAGACTATGGTTATCCTGCCGTAACAAAATATACGGTAGAGGTTGCAACCAGCGCAGACATGTCTGACGCAAGGACTATGGCAACAACCTTTACAACAGCCAAGATGGAAGTAGACGCTGCCGAACTGGCAAGTCTGCTTACCGACTTACACGTTGCAAAGGGTATGAAAGAAGAACAATTCCCTATCACAGCTCCTGTTTACATTCGTGCAAAGGCAGTCCAGACTACTGCCTACGGACAGGAAATCGAAGGTACGTCAATTACATCTAACGTTATTACTTTAAACAAGGTGTACTTGCTCTTCTCGCTTCCTCCTGTGAAGACACCAGAGAAGCTCTTCCTTGTTGGTAACTTCAACAAATGGTCGTGGGACAATGCGTTGGAGATGACACCTGTTAACGGCTCACCTAACATCTTCTGGCATCTTGTTTACATTGATGGACAGGGCAACAGTGCAGGTGTGAAGTTCAACAGCGACAAGGCATGGAACGGCAAAGAGGCAGGTTTCGAAAAGATTACGATTAACCCAGCAAGCGATAATGCTGCCGATATTATCAATGCCAATGGCAACATTGGCTCTTCTAAGGCTGGCTGGTACTTGATGATTGTAGAGTGCACCGTAGTGGGTCGCGACATCAAGTACAACGTAACTTTCAACAAGCCTAACGTTTACTTGCAAGGTGCATGTACCGCATCAGGTGGCTGGGACCTTATCCCGGACAACCTGTTCTCTGTTCCTGCAACAGCCGACGGCGAGTTTGTTTCTCCAGCCATAGGCAATGCCGTGTCTGGTGGTCCTTCAGGCGGCGACCCGGGTGTACGTATCTGCGTGAAGATACCTGACATGGACTGGTGGAGGTCCGAGTTCATCGTCTACGACAAGAAGATTGCTTACCGCGGAACAGGTGGCGACCAGACACCACGTGTTGCAGGTGCAGTAGGTCAGAAGGTGTACTTGAACTTCACTAACGAAACAGGTGAAATAAAGTAA
- the rpsI gene encoding 30S ribosomal protein S9, translating into MEVINTIGRRKSAVARIYLSEGTGKITINKKDITEYFPSAILQYVVKQPLQLLGVEGQYDIKVNLDGGGFTGQSQALRLAIARALVEINPEDKKNLKDHGFLTRDSRAVERKKPGQPKARAHFQFSKR; encoded by the coding sequence ATGGAAGTAATAAACACAATTGGACGCCGCAAGAGCGCCGTTGCTCGTATTTATCTCTCAGAAGGTACAGGCAAGATTACAATCAACAAAAAAGATATTACTGAATATTTCCCATCAGCTATTTTGCAGTACGTTGTTAAACAACCATTGCAGTTGCTCGGTGTAGAAGGTCAGTACGATATTAAGGTAAACCTCGACGGTGGTGGCTTTACAGGCCAAAGCCAGGCACTCCGCCTCGCTATTGCACGCGCACTTGTTGAGATTAATCCTGAAGATAAGAAGAACTTGAAAGACCACGGATTCCTGACACGCGATAGCCGTGCGGTTGAGCGTAAGAAGCCAGGACAGCCAAAGGCACGTGCTCACTTCCAGTTCAGCAAGCGTTAA
- a CDS encoding RagB/SusD family nutrient uptake outer membrane protein, translating to MKQYIKKLAPVAALLLTLSITSCVKDLDVTPIDPNLQTEINPNHLFNKCYANFALAGNSGPNGDCDIDGLDGGTTGFIRQLFNSNDLTTDEAICNWTQDEGVTDFNSNSYGSSNPMLKGFYYRLYFGVTICNQYINNFGDVDKQKTAEVRFIRALDYYLLMDAFGNIPFTEKVSAESAKQYSRKQMYDYIEKELLAIENDLMEPKAKKSTDANYGRVDKAAVWMLLSRLYLNAEVYTGTAEWQKAADYAKKVINSPYQLYTGATVNGWTAYQQLFMGDNGENGASVEAIFPILQDGKRTAAYGGTVFLINACYDKAATVNSNGVAGGNLYDNANWAGVRARKDLIDKFFPNNNAPSVTGAVMPKEAGDDRALFDGVDRTITQETSKDLSTFTKGFAVVKYNNFYSTGATAKDLRYADTDFFFFRVAEAYLTYAEATARLNGGQTTTEGTDLINKLHVRAHAKPRTSGAYTLNDILNEWCKEFYFEGRRRVDLVRFNKFGGNVNYNWAWKGGELNGRNFAATRNIFAIPNSDMIVNTNLKQNPGY from the coding sequence ATGAAACAATATATTAAGAAATTAGCTCCTGTAGCAGCATTGTTGCTTACATTGAGCATCACTTCTTGTGTAAAGGACTTGGACGTTACACCAATCGACCCAAACCTTCAAACAGAGATTAATCCCAACCATTTGTTCAACAAATGCTATGCAAACTTTGCATTGGCAGGCAACAGTGGTCCTAATGGCGATTGCGACATTGATGGTCTTGACGGAGGTACAACAGGTTTCATCAGACAGTTGTTCAATTCTAACGACCTCACAACTGACGAAGCCATCTGCAACTGGACACAAGACGAAGGTGTTACGGATTTCAACTCTAATAGCTATGGTAGCTCTAACCCTATGCTTAAAGGTTTTTACTATCGCCTCTACTTCGGTGTAACCATCTGCAACCAATACATCAACAACTTCGGCGATGTAGACAAGCAGAAGACAGCAGAGGTGCGCTTTATCCGTGCACTCGACTATTATTTATTGATGGACGCGTTTGGCAATATTCCTTTCACTGAAAAAGTATCGGCTGAATCTGCTAAGCAATACTCACGCAAGCAGATGTACGATTACATTGAAAAAGAACTATTGGCTATCGAGAACGACCTGATGGAACCAAAGGCAAAGAAGTCTACCGATGCTAACTATGGCCGCGTGGACAAGGCTGCCGTTTGGATGCTACTCTCTCGTCTTTACTTGAACGCTGAAGTTTATACTGGTACAGCAGAATGGCAGAAAGCTGCCGACTATGCTAAGAAGGTAATCAATTCACCTTATCAGCTATATACAGGCGCAACAGTAAACGGCTGGACTGCTTATCAGCAACTCTTTATGGGTGATAATGGCGAAAACGGTGCATCAGTTGAAGCTATCTTCCCTATCCTTCAGGACGGTAAGCGCACTGCTGCTTATGGTGGTACAGTATTCTTGATTAACGCTTGCTACGACAAGGCTGCAACAGTAAACAGCAACGGCGTAGCTGGTGGCAACCTTTACGACAATGCAAACTGGGCGGGTGTTCGTGCTCGTAAGGACCTTATCGACAAGTTCTTCCCTAACAACAATGCGCCTTCAGTTACTGGAGCTGTCATGCCTAAGGAAGCAGGCGACGACCGTGCATTGTTCGACGGTGTAGACAGAACGATTACACAAGAGACCTCGAAAGACCTTTCAACATTTACAAAGGGCTTTGCAGTAGTTAAATACAACAACTTCTACTCAACAGGTGCAACTGCAAAAGACCTCCGTTATGCCGACACAGATTTCTTCTTCTTCCGTGTTGCAGAGGCTTATCTCACCTATGCAGAAGCTACTGCCCGTTTGAATGGCGGTCAGACTACTACTGAAGGTACAGACCTTATCAACAAACTCCACGTTCGTGCTCACGCTAAACCCAGAACTTCAGGTGCTTACACACTTAACGACATTCTCAATGAGTGGTGTAAAGAGTTCTACTTCGAGGGACGTCGCCGTGTAGACTTGGTTCGTTTCAATAAGTTTGGTGGTAATGTAAACTACAACTGGGCTTGGAAAGGTGGCGAACTCAACGGACGCAACTTTGCTGCAACACGCAACATCTTTGCAATTCCAAACAGCGACATGATTGTGAATACGAACTTGAAACAGAACCCCGGTTATTAA
- the rplM gene encoding 50S ribosomal protein L13: MNTLSYKTISVNKETAKKEWVVVDATDQIVGRFCSKVAKLLRGKYKPTFTPHVDCGDNVIIINAEKIKFTGNKETDKVYTRYTGYPGGQRFNTPAQLRTKKNGVEKMVRHAVKGMLPKGILGRHLLDNLYVIEGTELNGLEAQKPKSIDINQYK, from the coding sequence ATGAACACTTTAAGTTATAAGACTATTTCCGTAAACAAGGAAACAGCTAAGAAAGAGTGGGTAGTAGTAGATGCTACCGACCAGATTGTTGGTCGTTTCTGCTCTAAAGTCGCTAAGTTGCTTCGCGGAAAGTACAAGCCAACTTTTACTCCACACGTTGATTGTGGAGACAATGTAATCATTATCAACGCTGAGAAGATTAAATTTACAGGCAACAAGGAGACCGATAAGGTTTACACTCGCTATACTGGTTACCCAGGTGGACAGCGTTTCAACACACCTGCACAGCTTCGCACAAAGAAGAACGGTGTAGAGAAAATGGTGCGCCACGCAGTAAAGGGTATGTTGCCAAAGGGTATCCTCGGCCGTCATTTGCTTGACAACCTTTATGTAATTGAAGGTACAGAGTTGAACGGACTTGAGGCACAGAAGCCAAAGTCAATAGACATTAACCAGTATAAATAA